CCTGCAGTCAACTGAAAAATGGGCAGTCAGTTAAAGAAGTTGCAAAGATGTTCGGGTTTATAGATCCAAATTATTTCTCGGTAGCTTTTAAGAAAAAATATGGTATACCCCCATCAATTTATAAGTAATGGTGACTAAAAAAACAACAAATTTTATTGAGAAAAAATGAGGTAAATAATGTTTTTTGAGATTGAACGAATAAATAAGATTGTAGAAGAGTTAAATGAACAAAAATATGTAAAAAAAATTGAAGTGACAGATGTAGTTTATAAAAAAATCAAAGCGTTTTCTCCAGAAGAAGCTAGTGCACACAAAGATGCATGGTGTGACTTTGAACCGGGAGGACGTTGGGGGCGTGACAGCAAATATGCATGGTTTAAGGCATCGATAGAAATCGATGAACAGCTTGCAGGAAAAAAACTAATATATCGAGTGATTACAGGTAAAGAAGGCGGATGGGACATTCATAATCCCCAGTTCCTTGCATTTGTTAATGGAAGTTCAAAGCAAGGTATGGATATTAATCACACAGAGTTTTTACTAACGAACCATTCTAACCTTGGAGAAAGGTTTGACATTGAGCTTCAGGCATATAACGGGTCCTTAGATACGTTGTCAGAATGTGAACAGGCAGTTCTTATCCTTGATGATGCCATTGAAAAACTATACTACGATTTGCTGATTCCTCTTGAGGCATGCAAACTCCTGCCCAAGGAAGATAAAGACCGGATTGATACACTTAAATGTTTAACCAAAGCAGTAAATAGGATTGATATGCGAATTCCTTACACACAAGAATATTATCAAAGTATTCATGAAGCAACCCAGTGTCTTGAAAGAGAATATTACAGTAAGCTTGATTCTAAGAACAATGTGGTGGCACGATGTGTTGGGCATACCCATATCGATGTAGCCTGGTTATGGGATCTTGAACAGACGCGTCAAAAAGTTCGCCGAAGCTTTGCGACGGTTTTGGAATTGATGAAACAATACGATGATTATATTTTTATGTCGAGTCAACCCCAAAACTACACGTTCATTAAAGAGGATGACCCTCAGATGTATGAAGAAATCAAAGAACGTATTAAAGAGGGACGCTGGGAACCAGAAGGTGCTATGTGGGTCGAAGCGGATTGTAATTTAAGTTCAGGTGAATCCTTGGTGCGCCAAGTTTTATTGGGCAAAAAGTATTTTAGAGATGAATTTGAAAAAGAAAGCAAAATCCTCTGGCTTCCGGATGTTTTTGGATATAGTGCGGCATTGCCTCAAATATTAAAAAAATCCTCAGTAGACTACTTCATGACAACAAAAATCAGTTGGAATGAGTATAATAAACTTCCCTATGATACCTTTGACTGGGTGGGGCTGGACGGAACAAAAATATTAACGCATTTTATTACAACAGCAAATTTTGATGATTTACCTGAAAAATTTATGACAACGTATAACGGAAATATAGATGTTAACTCGGTCAAAGGAGCCTGGGAGCGATATCAGCAAAAAGATATTAGCGATGAAGTGCTTATTAGTTTTGGTTATGGTGATGGCGGTGGTGGCCCGACCAAAAAAATGCTCGAAACGGCTAAGCGCCTAGAACAAGGTGTCAAAGGGGTTCCTACAGTAAAAATGAGCACGTCGACAGAGTTTTTTGAGACGCTGGATAAGAATGTATCGGATAATAAGAAACTTCCCCGATGGGTTGGAGAGCTTTACTTTGAATATCACCGGGGTACGCTTACGAGTATGGCAAGAAATAAGCGCTATAACCGAAAGTCAGAGTTTTTATATGAAGACCTTGAATGGGCTTCATCCATGGCAAAGATTATTAATGACACACCCTATCCTACACAGATTATTGACAAAGGATGGGAGATTATCTGCTTAAATCAGTTCCATGATATCATTCCGGGATCATCGATTAAGAAAGTGTATGAAGATTCCAAAGAACAGTACGAGGAAATTATTCAAATCGGTGAGGCGACGCTTCAAAGTCGTCTTGAAAGTATAGCAAAAGAAGTGGCAACAGGTAAAAAAGCAGTGGTTGTCTTTAATTCATTGTCCTTTGAGCGCTATGATTTGGTTCGATTTGAATATCCGAATCCTGTAGTTATCTATGATGATGGACAGGAGATTGAAAGTGTCTATGAAGATGGATATGTTGCCTTTTATGGAACAATTCCGTCAAAAGGATATAAAAGCTTTGAGATAGTAGATAGAGCTCAGGTACAAGCACCTATCGATAATACGCTTATTCTTTCAAAGCAATGTTTGGAAAATCAATTCTTTAAAATTCAATTAGATGAAACAGGATGTATTGTTTCCCTTTTTGATAAAAAAGAGGCGCGAGAAGTATTGATTCCAGGGCAACGAGGCAACGTATTGCAGGCGTTTGAGGATAAGCCGCATAACTGGGATGCTTGGGATATTAATATTTATTATCAGGAAAAAATGTGGGAAATTGAAGACGTTGAGTCAATTGAGGTTGAAAGCAATAACGGATTGGAAGGGACGCTTTGTATTAAGCGTAAATTCATGAATTCGACGCTTATCCAAAGAATGCATGTCTACCGAGATATACCACGTGTTGATTTTGAAAATGATATCGATTGGAAGGAAAAACATATATTGCTTAAAGCAGCATTTCCGGTAGATATTCATACAGAAAAAGCGGCGTATGATATTCAATTTGGAAATGTGGAAAGACCAACACATTGGAATACAAGTTGGGACATAGCCAAGTTTGAGGTTTGTGGTCATAAATGGGCAGATCTATCTGAAGGTAATTATGGGGTAAGCTTAATGAACGACTGTAAATACGGGTACGATATCAAAGATCAGAATATGCGCCTTACGTTACTTAAATCACCGACGATTCCCAACGAAGATGCGGATCGAGAACGACACCAGTTTGTGTATTCTCTATATCCGCATAAGGGAGATTTTAAAATTGGTGGAACCAATCAAGAAGCATATAAATTGAATGTAGCATTGTATGTACAGCTTGTGGAAGGCGCGAGCGGAAAACTTCCGGCAAAACTTTCAGCGGTTGATATAGGTCAAGATAATGTGGTTTGTGAAGTGCTAAAACAAAGCGAAGACAAGGGATATATTCTTCGTGTATATGAAGTCCATAATAAAAGAACCCGGTGTGACGTCAAGATGTTTAAAGCATTGGCAACGGTTGTTGAATGCGATCTTGAGGAACGTGCTATTGGGGATGTAGAGAAAGTCGAGGGGCAGCAGTTTAGTTTTGAGATTAAACCTTTTGAAGTTAAAACGTATAAGATTACCTTTGCATAAGCGATGCTTCTAAATTAAAACGGTAAGAAAAAACAAGCCATCGGAATTTCCGATGGCTTGTTTTCTACCTTTTTTTAAAGTCAGAAGGAGACAGGCCGACATATTTTTTGAATGTTCGGTAAAAATAATTTGGATCCGAGTAACCGACTTTTTTGGCGATATTAGCGGTCTTATCGTGGCTTTCCAATAATAGGGCTTTCGCCTTTTCGATTCGGTAATTGTTTAAATACTTTGGAAAGGAGATGCCAGTTTCTTTTTTGAACAGCTGACCCAAATATGTGGGATTGATATTGTACTTTACAGAATATTTTTTTAAGGATAAATCTTCGCTTAGGTGTGTCTGTAGGTGTTTGATGATTTCACAGATAATGGGATTCATGTCCATGTTCTGTTGGGATATATGCTTAAACAGATCGGCAAAAACTTGCTTAATACGTCGCTTTAAATCGTTTATATCCGTGACGCCATGAAGCTCAGAGAGGAATTTGATTTCGCGAAGAAACAGTTCATTCGAATCAAGCATATAATTTTTTGTACGGCTAAGTTGGATGAAGATTTCCATTACGATGATTCTTGGTATGTCAGGGTTTGAAATCGAATGCATGGACAAGCTATTAAAGAGAGTGTCAATATATATGTTTAATCCTTCAAGGTCTGCTTCGGCGACTAATTTGGAGATAAGGTCATGGTCGATATCAAAGGGTTGGGAATGTTCTTGAGTGATAATATCTCCTGGTTTTAATACAGTTTTACTTGGATGTACCAAAAAGTAATCAAATAGGGAAAGGGCCTGTACATAACTTTTTTGCACTTCGCGAAAAGAACTAACCAAAGTTCCAATAGTAGCTTGAATGGGAATGCGTTTGGCTTTGAATCGGGCAGTAAGTTTTTCTAATAGTTCTCCGGTAACGGATAAGAACCCGGATGGATCCAAGTTGCCATGAAAAATAATAACTAAGTCGCCAGATAAATCGTTAAAAATCATGGCATTGTCTATGATGTTTGGAACTTTTAGGCAGTTATCATATAGAACATCTTCTGAAACAATTTCGCCATCTTGATTAGGTATGCCACGAATCAGTGCGACTAAATAGTTAGAGCTATCAACAGTAATATTGAGTAAGTCGGCGCGACTAATCACTTCTTCAATAGATATCTTTCCTGTAATACAACGATACAAGATGGTATTTAACAAGATGTTTAGCTCGTCGGTGTTGACAGAGAAAGATGCCGGCTTTGTCTGTTTATCGAGTATCTCTGTGGCTGTTTTTAAAGTATCTTGTAGTTCGTCCATATTGACAGGTTTGGTCAGATAGTTATCAATACCTAGGCGAATGCCTTCTTTGACATACTCAAAATCATTGAAGCCACTTAAGATGATGAATTTACATTGCGCATTTTCTGCCTTGATTTTTTCAATCAATTCGATGCCGGACATTTCTGGCATTTTAATATCGGTGATAATGATATCTGCAGGACGCTTTTGGTATAAAGCATATGCTTCCACACCGTTATGGGCTTTGCCGATAACTTCTAATCCCAGTGCGTTCCAATCGATAAGAACATTGAGACCATCAACAATAAACGGATCATCGTCAACTAATATTACAGTATGCATGGTTAATCTCCTTTGTTAAAAAAATTTATGTTAATCGCTTCTGACAAGGTAAACGAAGCGTAACGGTGGTTCCTACATCAAGGGTCGATTCAATACTTAGACCATAGGAAGCGCCATATTGAATTTGCAACCGTTCATGGACATTGATGAGCCCGATGCTTTTGGCATCGATACTGTGATCGAGTGTAGAACGAATGGTATCTAAGGTTTGCTGATCCATTCCGCACCCGTTATCCGAGATGGTTATCCAGATATTTTCATCACGAATAAAACCTTTTATAATAATTTTATTGTCGTTACGATTTAAGTTGATACCATGAACAATATAGTTTTCCACAATAGGTTGGATGCTAAGCTTTATGATGCTATAGCTTAAAACTGCCGGATCGATATCGATATCAACATGTAGTTTGTCTACATATTGAATTTGAAATAATTGAAGGTAGAGGCGGCTATGGTTGATTTCTTCTTCGATGGTGATAATCGTGTCATAGTTTAATGATTTTCGAAAGAAGGTAGCTAAGATATAGATCATTTTACTGACATCCATATCATTGTTAATAGCTGCTCTCATACGTATGTTTTCTAGGGTGTTATAGAGAAAATGCGGATTGATTTGAGCTTGCAAAGCTTCAAGTTCTGCCGCCTTTTGTTTAAGTTGAAGAACGTATACTTTATCGATATAATTTTCTATTTCATGGCACATGACGTTAAAATTTTGTGCAATGGAGCCAAGTTCATCTTGGCGGGTGTCTAGTTGGATTCGGGAAGTAAAATCACCGGTCTTAATTTTATCAATTGCATCTGTAATCGTTTTTAATCGATAAGAATAAGAATGTGAATAGGTGAAGGTTAAAAAAACAATTAAGGCAATGCTAAGGATTGCACTGACAATAATAATCAAAGATGTTGGTCGCATGAGCTTATATACCAACGTTGTTGGGGTAAAATTAATGAGTGCAAGATCGGTGCTACCTATGGGCGTTACAAAAAAATGATGATCGAAGTTGGAGCTTTCAATGATGCTGTCGTCATTTGTGGCGATAATCTCTTTAATGCTAGATTCGTCAAATAATCCGTTTGAGGAGTCGTATAATACAGTTCCGCTGTTGTGAGCCAGAATAAAATCTCCATAATGATCATTCGCACCGGATCGTAAAAGGGTATCAATCTCGGAATCTAAATTATGGGTAAAGATCAAATAGCCTTTATTAATCAGGGTACTTGAATCTTGTATGCGAATGATAATATCAAAGGTATAATCACCGTTTTGTTTTTTGACATGAGGTTGAAAGGAATAATTACCGCTAAGGTTGAGTTCCTTGATAATTTCACTGTAAGTGGTGGCTTGCTCTGTTCCTTGACGATAAAAAAAGCTGTTGGCACGTTCATAGGTGTAGATAAATTCGTTATTACTATATAAAGAAATACTTTCAATACTGGGGTCTGCATTAACAATATTTTCAAAATAAACGCCCATTAATTTCATTGGAGAAAGATTGGTTTTATAAAATTGGTCAAGAGAATATAAAAGAAATTCATCCATACCAATATCTAAAAATGTTATAATGGTTTCTTGATAGTTTGCGTTTGCGTATAAAGTTTTTACAGCGTTATGTGCCTGGAAGTATTTTTGATTGACAAGTTCAATAATCGCATTATTGATGACTGTGTTTTGACTTTGAATATTATTTTTGGAACGTGTGTAGATCATACACAAAAAAGAAGTGGATAATCCAATAATAACAATGATGGTTATTATAGTGTAAAAAGTGATGATTTTTTTAAAAGATGCATTGTAGGAATATAAGTTTTTCATGGTAACCTCAATCTATTGGTCAAATATTACTTGCTTCATTAATTATAATATGATATATAGTGAATGTCCACTATAGGCAAGGTGAAAATTAGGGCAAAAAAGTGTGGAACTAAAAAAAGTCTAGTTAATATAAATATATTCAAGTGCTTTTTTAAAAAGAATTTGTGGGCTTTGGATAGTGCGATTAACTTTTTACAGTGAAACTAAATAAATGCAACTAGTAGAATAGAGACGGCACGTTATAATTTACATAGAGCTAAAGACAGTGGTAAAACATAGCTGCTTTAACTTGGGAACCGATTAAAAAGTATTAAGGGAGGAAAAACATGAAAAGATTATTAGCAATGATGTTAGCACTAACATTGGTTATGTCCTTGTTTGTTGGATGTGGCAAAAAGGAAGAAGGAACAACTGATTCAAAAACAGAAGGTACAACACAAGAGACAATAACAGAAAAAGAAGACCCTGTTGAGTTGATATGGTATACAATCGGAACACCACAACAGGACATGGGAATGGTTAATGACAAACTTAATGAGTATCTATTAGAAAAAATTAACGCTACAGTTAAAATTACACAATTTGACTGGGGTGAGTATACACAAAAGATGCAAGTTAAGATTGCCTCAGGAGAGCCATTTGATTTAATGTTTACATGCTCATGGGCAAATGACTATGCGACAAATGTTGCCAGAGGCGCATTGTTACCGCTTAATGATTTGGTCGATGAATATGCACCGGCAGTCAAAGAAAATTTAAACCCTCTTTTTCTTGAAGGAGCAGCGGTAAATGGTGAGATATATGCCTTACCAACGAATAAAGAGCTTGGATGGCAAGCGATGTGGATCTTTAACAAAGACCTTGTGGATAAGTATGATATGGACCTTAGTCAAGTATCTGACCTTGAAAGCTTAGAGCCATTACTACAAGTCATTAAAGAAAATGAACCAGAAATCCTACCTCTTGCATTTGACAAAGATGGTGGACCATTTATTCGTATGGATGGTGGAATCCTAGGCGACACAAGTCCTTTTGTTATCGAGTTTGACGGGGACACAATTTTAAACAAATATACAACAGATACATTCAAAGAAATCGCTAAGACGATGCATAGATACAGTGAATTAGGTTATATGCATCCAGATAGAACTGTAAGCTTAACGCGTGATATCAAACAAGCAGGAAAGTATTTTGTTGCTAAAGCACATTATCAACCTTATGCTGAAATCGTTTGGCAAAACAATGTATTCTCATCAACACCAATTGAACTTGTACCTGTTCATGAGCCATTTGCAAATAATGGATCAACGCGAGGAGCAATGCAAGGTATATCTGTTACTTCAGAGCATCCAGAAAAAACAATGGAGTTTTTAAACTTACTTTACACAGATGAATATGTCATTAACCTTATTGATTATGGTGTTGAAGACGTACATTATGAAGTACTTGATGAGACACATATTGCACGCACAGAACAAGGAAATAATAACTATAACTTCCCTGCATTCTCAGTAGGAAATCTCTTTAACACATACTCTTTTGAAGGAACACCAGATGACAAGTGGGAGAAGTTCGAAGAGTTTAACGATGCATGTGTTCAAGCACCAACACTTGGCTTTACACCGGACTTTGAACCTTATAAGATGCAATTAGCTTCCATCACCAATGTAAATGAAGAATATTGGGCAAGCATCAGTCTTGGCCTTGTGGATCCAGAAGAATATTTACCACAGGTTAATGAGAAGTTAGAAGCAGCAGGTATTAATGAAGTGATTGAAGGTCTTCAAGCACAATATGATGAATGGTTAAGTTCAAAATAATAATATGTTAACTGCCAATGGGATTGGGGATATGAAGAACCCAATCCCATTCAATAATTAACGATGATAAAAAAGTGAGAGAAATGACGATGAAAGAATATAAAATTATTGGAAATGTATTGGAAAATATTCCATGGGAAGATAAACCTGAAGGATGCAAGGATGTGTTATGGCGTTCATCAATGAATCCGATTATACCGCGTGATTTATTACCAAAATCAAACAGTATCTTTAACAGTGCAGTGGTTGCATTTGAAGATGGGTTTGCAGGCGTTTTTCGTGTGGACGATACGCGAAGAGAGATGCGTATTCATGCCGGTTTTAGTAAGGATGGTGTCCACTGGGATATTGACGAAAAACCGATAGAGTTCATAGGCGATATTGAACAAGTCAGTGAATTTGATTATGCCTATGATCCACGTGTAGTCTGGATTGAAGACCGATATTATGTGACATGGTGCAATGGATTTCATGGACCAACGATAGGCATTGCCTACACCTATGATTTTAAAGCATTTTATCAGATGGAAAATGCATTGCTTCCATATAATCGTAATGGAGTTCTTTTTCCAAGAAAAATCAATGGAAAATTTGCCATGTTAAGTCGTCCAAGTGATTCGGGGCATACACCTTTTGGCGATATTTTTTATAGCCAAAGTCCAGATCTAATTCACTGGGGACAACACCGACATGTTATGGAACCTAGAGGCTGGTGGCAGAGCACGAAAATCGGAGCAGGACCTGTTCCAATTGAGACGTCCGAAGGATGGCTGTTGATTTATCATGGTGTGTTGACTTCATGTAACGGTTATGTATACCATATGGGAGCGGCATTGCTTGATTTAGAAAAACCTTGGAAAGTTATTGCCAGAACAGAACCATATATATTAAACCCAAGACACGACTATGAATGTGTTGGTGATGTGCCAAATGTTGTCTTTCCTTGTGCAGCGTTAACCGATGAAGCGACCGGACGTATTGCTATTTACTATGGTGGAGCAGATACAGTCACATGCTTAGCATATACAACAGTCGATGAGCTTGTTCGCTTTACATTAGAAAACTCTAAGTTATAAACTTGCTGACAACGCGCACATAAAGTATAAGGAGAATTATGGAATCTAGGATTAGAATGTTGAATGTCTTGGATAAAAAGCCTGTAGATAGGCTGCCAGTGACGACCCATCATGTTCAAGACTATTTTTTAAAAAAGTACATGAAAGATATCAGTGTGGATGATTTTTTTGAGGAGGTCGGCTTAGATCCGATTGTTTGGATACATGAAATCAAAGGTGCAGATAATACGGGAACATTCATAAAAGATGGGGTGTTGCAAAGTGAAAATTGGCGTGTAACAGCTCAAGAGCTTCCGGACCCCGATTATAAAACGATTCGATATACGATTCATACACCCAAAAAACAACTGACCATGGTAAAACAATGCAATGAATATACTTGCTGGGTAGGCGAACATCTCGTTAAAGAAAAAAGTGATATTGATGTGATTGCTCAATATGCACCGATAGAACAATGTGATGTAGAGGCGATTAATAAAGTTGCAGCACAGACAGGCAATAAAGCGCTAATACGAGGAATGATTCCCAGTTTTCCTTTTTATGGTCAGCCTGGATGCTGGCAAGATGCAGCGTGTCTATTTGGTATTGAACCGTTGATTATGGAAACGTTTGATGACCCTGAGTGGGTACATGAGTTTTTAAAAGTACTTCATCATCGAAAGATGACCTATGTCAATTCGTTGGATAAAGCTGCTTTTGACATATTGGAACTAGGCGGTGGAGATGCATCCTCAACAGTTATTTCTCCAACAATTCTTGAGCAATTTGTATTGCCTTATGACAGTCAGATTATTCAAAAGGCAAAGGAGTTTAACCAACGAATTGCATACCATACATGTGGTGGCATGATGCCTATATTGGAACAATTGGCCTCGATGAAGCCTGCGGCACTAGAGACATTTACCCCGGTTGGTATGGGAGGCGATGTGGACTTAGCACAAGCAAAAAGGCGTATCGGTGATAAAGTGGCCATGATTGGCGGCTTTGAT
This sequence is a window from Vallitaleaceae bacterium 9-2. Protein-coding genes within it:
- a CDS encoding glycoside hydrolase family 130 protein, with the protein product MKEYKIIGNVLENIPWEDKPEGCKDVLWRSSMNPIIPRDLLPKSNSIFNSAVVAFEDGFAGVFRVDDTRREMRIHAGFSKDGVHWDIDEKPIEFIGDIEQVSEFDYAYDPRVVWIEDRYYVTWCNGFHGPTIGIAYTYDFKAFYQMENALLPYNRNGVLFPRKINGKFAMLSRPSDSGHTPFGDIFYSQSPDLIHWGQHRHVMEPRGWWQSTKIGAGPVPIETSEGWLLIYHGVLTSCNGYVYHMGAALLDLEKPWKVIARTEPYILNPRHDYECVGDVPNVVFPCAALTDEATGRIAIYYGGADTVTCLAYTTVDELVRFTLENSKL
- a CDS encoding response regulator transcription factor gives rise to the protein MHTVILVDDDPFIVDGLNVLIDWNALGLEVIGKAHNGVEAYALYQKRPADIIITDIKMPEMSGIELIEKIKAENAQCKFIILSGFNDFEYVKEGIRLGIDNYLTKPVNMDELQDTLKTATEILDKQTKPASFSVNTDELNILLNTILYRCITGKISIEEVISRADLLNITVDSSNYLVALIRGIPNQDGEIVSEDVLYDNCLKVPNIIDNAMIFNDLSGDLVIIFHGNLDPSGFLSVTGELLEKLTARFKAKRIPIQATIGTLVSSFREVQKSYVQALSLFDYFLVHPSKTVLKPGDIITQEHSQPFDIDHDLISKLVAEADLEGLNIYIDTLFNSLSMHSISNPDIPRIIVMEIFIQLSRTKNYMLDSNELFLREIKFLSELHGVTDINDLKRRIKQVFADLFKHISQQNMDMNPIICEIIKHLQTHLSEDLSLKKYSVKYNINPTYLGQLFKKETGISFPKYLNNYRIEKAKALLLESHDKTANIAKKVGYSDPNYFYRTFKKYVGLSPSDFKKR
- a CDS encoding uroporphyrinogen decarboxylase family protein encodes the protein MESRIRMLNVLDKKPVDRLPVTTHHVQDYFLKKYMKDISVDDFFEEVGLDPIVWIHEIKGADNTGTFIKDGVLQSENWRVTAQELPDPDYKTIRYTIHTPKKQLTMVKQCNEYTCWVGEHLVKEKSDIDVIAQYAPIEQCDVEAINKVAAQTGNKALIRGMIPSFPFYGQPGCWQDAACLFGIEPLIMETFDDPEWVHEFLKVLHHRKMTYVNSLDKAAFDILELGGGDASSTVISPTILEQFVLPYDSQIIQKAKEFNQRIAYHTCGGMMPILEQLASMKPAALETFTPVGMGGDVDLAQAKRRIGDKVAMIGGFDQGKYFMGASEQEVRSAVRKCFNEAGEGGGFILSPSDHFFDANPELIKVFADEAKKCTY
- a CDS encoding sensor histidine kinase, which encodes MKNLYSYNASFKKIITFYTIITIIVIIGLSTSFLCMIYTRSKNNIQSQNTVINNAIIELVNQKYFQAHNAVKTLYANANYQETIITFLDIGMDEFLLYSLDQFYKTNLSPMKLMGVYFENIVNADPSIESISLYSNNEFIYTYERANSFFYRQGTEQATTYSEIIKELNLSGNYSFQPHVKKQNGDYTFDIIIRIQDSSTLINKGYLIFTHNLDSEIDTLLRSGANDHYGDFILAHNSGTVLYDSSNGLFDESSIKEIIATNDDSIIESSNFDHHFFVTPIGSTDLALINFTPTTLVYKLMRPTSLIIIVSAILSIALIVFLTFTYSHSYSYRLKTITDAIDKIKTGDFTSRIQLDTRQDELGSIAQNFNVMCHEIENYIDKVYVLQLKQKAAELEALQAQINPHFLYNTLENIRMRAAINNDMDVSKMIYILATFFRKSLNYDTIITIEEEINHSRLYLQLFQIQYVDKLHVDIDIDPAVLSYSIIKLSIQPIVENYIVHGINLNRNDNKIIIKGFIRDENIWITISDNGCGMDQQTLDTIRSTLDHSIDAKSIGLINVHERLQIQYGASYGLSIESTLDVGTTVTLRLPCQKRLT
- a CDS encoding ABC transporter substrate-binding protein, which translates into the protein MKRLLAMMLALTLVMSLFVGCGKKEEGTTDSKTEGTTQETITEKEDPVELIWYTIGTPQQDMGMVNDKLNEYLLEKINATVKITQFDWGEYTQKMQVKIASGEPFDLMFTCSWANDYATNVARGALLPLNDLVDEYAPAVKENLNPLFLEGAAVNGEIYALPTNKELGWQAMWIFNKDLVDKYDMDLSQVSDLESLEPLLQVIKENEPEILPLAFDKDGGPFIRMDGGILGDTSPFVIEFDGDTILNKYTTDTFKEIAKTMHRYSELGYMHPDRTVSLTRDIKQAGKYFVAKAHYQPYAEIVWQNNVFSSTPIELVPVHEPFANNGSTRGAMQGISVTSEHPEKTMEFLNLLYTDEYVINLIDYGVEDVHYEVLDETHIARTEQGNNNYNFPAFSVGNLFNTYSFEGTPDDKWEKFEEFNDACVQAPTLGFTPDFEPYKMQLASITNVNEEYWASISLGLVDPEEYLPQVNEKLEAAGINEVIEGLQAQYDEWLSSK
- a CDS encoding alpha-mannosidase, translated to MFFEIERINKIVEELNEQKYVKKIEVTDVVYKKIKAFSPEEASAHKDAWCDFEPGGRWGRDSKYAWFKASIEIDEQLAGKKLIYRVITGKEGGWDIHNPQFLAFVNGSSKQGMDINHTEFLLTNHSNLGERFDIELQAYNGSLDTLSECEQAVLILDDAIEKLYYDLLIPLEACKLLPKEDKDRIDTLKCLTKAVNRIDMRIPYTQEYYQSIHEATQCLEREYYSKLDSKNNVVARCVGHTHIDVAWLWDLEQTRQKVRRSFATVLELMKQYDDYIFMSSQPQNYTFIKEDDPQMYEEIKERIKEGRWEPEGAMWVEADCNLSSGESLVRQVLLGKKYFRDEFEKESKILWLPDVFGYSAALPQILKKSSVDYFMTTKISWNEYNKLPYDTFDWVGLDGTKILTHFITTANFDDLPEKFMTTYNGNIDVNSVKGAWERYQQKDISDEVLISFGYGDGGGGPTKKMLETAKRLEQGVKGVPTVKMSTSTEFFETLDKNVSDNKKLPRWVGELYFEYHRGTLTSMARNKRYNRKSEFLYEDLEWASSMAKIINDTPYPTQIIDKGWEIICLNQFHDIIPGSSIKKVYEDSKEQYEEIIQIGEATLQSRLESIAKEVATGKKAVVVFNSLSFERYDLVRFEYPNPVVIYDDGQEIESVYEDGYVAFYGTIPSKGYKSFEIVDRAQVQAPIDNTLILSKQCLENQFFKIQLDETGCIVSLFDKKEAREVLIPGQRGNVLQAFEDKPHNWDAWDINIYYQEKMWEIEDVESIEVESNNGLEGTLCIKRKFMNSTLIQRMHVYRDIPRVDFENDIDWKEKHILLKAAFPVDIHTEKAAYDIQFGNVERPTHWNTSWDIAKFEVCGHKWADLSEGNYGVSLMNDCKYGYDIKDQNMRLTLLKSPTIPNEDADRERHQFVYSLYPHKGDFKIGGTNQEAYKLNVALYVQLVEGASGKLPAKLSAVDIGQDNVVCEVLKQSEDKGYILRVYEVHNKRTRCDVKMFKALATVVECDLEERAIGDVEKVEGQQFSFEIKPFEVKTYKITFA